One Vespula pensylvanica isolate Volc-1 chromosome 14, ASM1446617v1, whole genome shotgun sequence genomic window carries:
- the LOC122634337 gene encoding 60S ribosomal protein L18 isoform X2 encodes MGIDINHKHDRKVRRTEPKSQDVYLRLLVKLYRFLARRTNAKFNQIILKRLFMSKIHRPPISLARIVRFMKKTGRENCIAVIVGTVTDDARIFEVPKLTVCALRITEKARGRILKAGGEIITFDQLALRSPTGKKTVLMQGRRNAREAVKHFGPAPGVPHSHTKPLVLSKGRKFERARGRRRSCGYKK; translated from the exons ATG ggTATCGATATTAACCACAAACACGATAGAAAGGTCCGACGTACGGAGCCGAAGTCGCAAGATGTTTATTTACGACTTCTTGTAAAA CTCTATCGGTTCTTGGCACGTAGAACGAATGCAAAGTTCAAccaaattattttgaaacgtCTGTTTATGAGCAAGATTCATCGCCCTCCAATTTCTTTAGCCCGTATTGTCAGATTTATGAAAAAGACCGGACGTGAAAACTGCATCGCGGTAATCGTTGGAACCGTTACAGATGATGCTAGAATTTTTGAAGTTCCAAAATTAACG GTTTGTGCACTACGTATTACTGAAAAGGCTAGAGGCCGCATTTTGAAAGCTGGTGGTGAAATCATTACTTTTGATCAACTGGCTCTTCGTTCCCCCACTGGGAAGAAGACAGTTTTAATGCAAGGTCGACGCAATGCACGTGAAGCAGTGAAACACTTTGGACCAGCACCAGGTGTTCCACATTCGCATACTAAACCATTAGTACTTTCAAAAGGACGGAAGTTCGAGAGAGCTAGAG GCCGTAGGCGTAGCTGTGGTTATAAGAAGTAA
- the LOC122634337 gene encoding 60S ribosomal protein L18 isoform X1: protein MGIDINHKHDRKVRRTEPKSQDVYLRLLVKLYRFLARRTNAKFNQIILKRLFMSKIHRPPISLARIVRFMKKTGRENCIAVIVGTVTDDARIFEVPKLTVCALRITEKARGRILKAGGEIITFDQLALRSPTGKKTVLMQGRRNAREAVKHFGPAPGVPHSHTKPLVLSKGRKFERARGRRRSCGYKK from the exons ATG ggTATCGATATTAACCACAAACACGATAGAAAGGTCCGACGTACGGAGCCGAAGTCGCAAGATGTTTATTTACGACTTCTTGTAAAA CTCTATCGGTTCTTGGCACGTAGAACGAATGCAAAGTTCAAccaaattattttgaaacgtCTGTTTATGAGCAAGATTCATCGCCCTCCAATTTCTTTAGCCCGTATTGTCAGATTTATGAAAAAGACCGGACGTGAAAACTGCATCGCGGTAATCGTTGGAACCGTTACAGATGATGCTAGAATTTTTGAAGTTCCAAAATTAACG GTTTGTGCACTACGTATTACTGAAAAGGCTAGAGGCCGCATTTTGAAAGCTGGTGGTGAAATCATTACTTTTGATCAACTGGCTCTTCGTTCCCCCACTGGGAAGAAGACAGTTTTAATGCAAGGTCGACGCAATGCACGTGAAGCAGTGAAACACTTTGGACCAGCACCAGGTGTTCCACATTCGCATACTAAACCATTAGTACTTTCAAAAGGACGGAAGTTCGAGAGAGCTAGAG GCCGTAGGCGTAGCTGCggttataagaaataa